AGTTCATCATCAACCAGGTCCACGGCGGCAAAACCTTGCTGCGCGAACGTGTCACCTATGGCGACCGCTTCACCTCGATGACGCATTGCCAGGCCGACAAGGACATGTGCATCCTTTGCGTCGGAAATACGATAGCTGAACTCGGTCACGCTACGCTGCCCGATGGTTTCGCACAGGCGTTTGAAGCTTCCCCGTTCCTCAGGAATCGTCACCGCGAAAAGTGCCTCGCGTTCTTCCCCAACCTCGGCCCGCTCGGCGATGAACCGCAGCCGATCGAAATTCATATTCGCGCCGCAGGTGATCGCAACAAGACTCTGACCAGCAAGTCCATGCTTCGCGATGTAGGCTTTCATTCCCGCGATTCCCATCGCACCAGCCGGCTCGAGAATACTGCGTGTGTCTTCGAACGCATCTTTGATCGCGGCGCAGACGGCGTCCGTATCGACCATGACAAAGTCATCGACAAGTGCCCGCGTCATCCGAAACGTTTCTTCACCGACGAACTTTACGGCCGTACCATCAGAAAACAGTCCCACATCCGCGAGCCGCACACGATTTCCGGCGGTAACGGATTGCAGCATGGCATCCGAGTCTGCCATTTGCACCCCGATGACTTTGATCTCGGGCCGAACCGCTTTGATGTACGCTGCGACACCAGAAATCAGACCGCCCCCTCCGATCGCCACGAAGACCGCATGAATCGGGTGCTGATGCTGACGCAGGATTTCCATTCCAATCGTCCCCTGGCCCGCGATCACGTCTGGATCATCGAACGGATGGACGAATACGTATCCCTCGCGCGACTGCAGTTCCAGCGCATGGGAATAGGCATCCGAGTAGCTGTCTCCGTGAAGTACCACCTGCCCGCCCAGATCTTTCACGGCATCCGACTTGAGCTTCGGTGTCGTGATGGGCATCACGATCACGGCGCGGCAGCCGAGTCGTCGTGCACTAAGGGCCACGCCCTGTGCGTGATTTCCGGCCGATGCACAGACCACGCCGCGTGCCAGTTCGTCCGGCGTCAAACGCGCCATCTTGTTGTAGGCGCCACGCAGCTTGAAACTGAAAACAGGCTGAGTATCTTCCCGTTTCAGCCAGACCTGATTCCCCAACCGAGCCGACAGCTTCTTGGCCGCTTCCAGCGGCGATTCAATCGCCACGTCGTAAA
This genomic interval from Schlesneria paludicola DSM 18645 contains the following:
- the ilvA gene encoding threonine ammonia-lyase, biosynthetic — translated: MEPSLLDYLQRILTARVYDVAIESPLEAAKKLSARLGNQVWLKREDTQPVFSFKLRGAYNKMARLTPDELARGVVCASAGNHAQGVALSARRLGCRAVIVMPITTPKLKSDAVKDLGGQVVLHGDSYSDAYSHALELQSREGYVFVHPFDDPDVIAGQGTIGMEILRQHQHPIHAVFVAIGGGGLISGVAAYIKAVRPEIKVIGVQMADSDAMLQSVTAGNRVRLADVGLFSDGTAVKFVGEETFRMTRALVDDFVMVDTDAVCAAIKDAFEDTRSILEPAGAMGIAGMKAYIAKHGLAGQSLVAITCGANMNFDRLRFIAERAEVGEEREALFAVTIPEERGSFKRLCETIGQRSVTEFSYRISDAKDAHVLVGLAMRHRGEAVAIGDTFAQQGFAAVDLVDDELAKEHVRYMVGGRTALARDERLYRFEFPERPGALMQFLARMHPNWNISLFHYRNQGADYGRILVGTQVPDGEKADFQEFVDSLGYPYVDETENPVYRLFLR